One segment of Rosa chinensis cultivar Old Blush chromosome 6, RchiOBHm-V2, whole genome shotgun sequence DNA contains the following:
- the LOC112169510 gene encoding uncharacterized protein LOC112169510, which yields MAAPPSNKSPIATRASPNSRSSEIANPVRRSFTGNPFAKPSIVANSETPPPRRSSMGRETVVTFSEDKENGKDSSWKQIRVRSPAAAKNFMSPTISAASKINASPRKKILTERNEPVRTSSSSSSEFKIKSVSFAPVPVEYSDHKEEVGPTTPPVVVVSKPPKPSEAMVGPPEPVCENASEEQPDCVNLDPSFKISPPATASFSGSGHRVIAPLDADPSAPPPYDPKTNYLSPRPQFLHYRPNPRVEYYLSKDGEGKRLEESFSDTEETRSDYSPKEVEDVTSPAEVVKEEEEEEEAKEEEVPVSEPMPTIISPSTKSMPKEEEAVEVEESSKLRFSWRSKFTALIMVLAVALFAVLAVEVNVQVWSASSVSFVSELISNIRGAKNLGPLQYYNLTLMEDARVNEYSVFDQCHKEMEEMGEFDVFGNVMGSVFEVEASEEKGLQEIGGAEYEEPIDQEAGLAEIGAAEYAEPIYQEAEVPQIECLEQNQPEIGVNDVEEHVEQGNEQVENIEALEEEMRLSVIRATENLVEVHTDPEFEEKAESTNMEEVSLEKNSYEDVEALQATQAITEENIVVDHVHSKPESIASIKEEIVSSEVLNLTAERADSMVSMVNVLGIAFLVVTLVGFTAIIYMKKRENSPSNPANYAVQPLVTEKLAASPIVPISTEHTYCPSEMSSFQTSSGYRSKGLKASDEVESQEKRARKNNRRDSMASIDSSMGSPSYGSFTTYERIPIKKGYGEEEIVTPVRRSSRITRKVTSP from the exons ATGGCCGCGCCGCCGTCGAACAAGTCCCCAATCGCGACCCGAGCAAGCCCTAATTCCCGAAGCTCCGAAATCGCCAACCCCGTCCGGCGAAGCTTCACCGGAAATCCATTCGCCAAGCCTTCAATCGTTGCTAATTCAG AGACTCCTCCTCCACGGCGGAGCTCCATGGGCAGAGAGACGGTGGTTACTTTCTCGGAGGACAAAGAAAACGGGAAAGATTCGAGTTGGAAACAAATCCGGGTCCGGTCGCCGGCGGCGGCGAAGAATTTCATGTCGCCGACCATCTCCGCCGCCTCAAAGATCAACGCTTCTCCGAGAAAGAAGATCTTGACCGAGAGGAACGAGCCCGTCcggacttcttcttcttcttcttccgagTTCAAAATCAAAAGCGTGTCCTTTGCTCCGGTACCGGTGGAATATTCCGATCACAAGGAGGAGGTGGGCCCCACAACCCCACCTGTGGTGGTGGTTTCTAAGCCTCCGAAACCCTCTGAAGCAATGGTGGGGCCACCTGAACCTGTTTGTGAAAATGCCTCAGAGGAACAACCTGACTGTGTGAATCTTGACCCGAGTTTCAAGATTAGTCCTCCGGCAACGGCGTCGTTTTCGGGTTCGGGTCATCGGGTCATTGCGCCACTGGATGCTGACCCATCTGCTCCTCCTCCTTATGATCCCAAGACCAATTACCTTTCTCCCAGGCCACAGTTTCTTCATTACAGGCCAAACCCAAGAGTTGAGTATTATCTGAGTAAGGATGGTGAGGGCAAGAGGCTTGAGGAGAGCTTTTCGGATACTGAGGAAACCCGGTCGGATTATTCTCCGAAGGAAGTAGAAGATGTTACTTCCCCTGCTGAAGTagtgaaggaggaggaggaagaagaagaagcaaaagaggAGGAGGTACCTGTTTCGGAACCAATGCCCACCATCATCAGTCCCAGCACCAAGTCTATGCCAAAGGAGGAGGAGGCTGTTGAAGTAGAAGAGTCCAGCAAGCTGCGCTTCTCGTGGAGATCAAAGTTCACTGCTTTGATAATGGTTTTGGCAGTTGCGCTTTTCGCGGTTTTGGCTGTTGAAGTGAATGTTCAGGTTTGGTCTGCAAGCTCTGTGTCTTTTGTTTCTGAGTTAATTTCCAATATCAGAGGTGCCAAGAATTTGGGCCCATTGCAATATTATAACCTCACCTTGATGGAAGATGCTCGGGTTAATGAGTATTCTGTGTTCGATCAATGTCACAAAGAAATGGAAGAAATGGGTGAGTTTGATGTGTTTGGAAATGTAATGGGAAGTGTGTTTGAGGTTGAAGCTTCGGAAGAAAAGGGTCTGCAAGAGATTGGAGGAGCTGAATATGAAGAACCAATTGATCAGGAGGCTGGTCTGGCAGAGATTGGAGCAGCTGAATATGCAGAACCAATTTATCAGGAGGCTGAAGTACCACAGATTGAATGCTTGGAACAGAACCAGCCAGAGATTGGAGTCAACGATGTGGAGGAACATGTTGAGCAAGGGAATGAACAAGTTGAGAATATTGAAGCcttagaagaagaaatgagaCTTTCAGTGATCAGAGCAACTGAGAACCTCGTTGAAGTACATACTGATCCAGAATTTGAGGAAAAGGCTGAATCAACCAACATGGAAGAGGTTTCACTGGAAAAGAATTCTTATGAAGATGTGGAAGCACTTCAGGCTACACAGGCTATAACTGAAGAAAATATTGTTGTTGATCATGTACATTCCAAGCCAGAAAGTATTGCAAGCATTAAGGAGGAGATTGTAAGCTCAGAAGTATTGAATCTCACAGCTGAGAGGGCTGACAGTATGGTTTCCATGGTGAATGTGCTGGGAATTGCTTTCTTGGTTGTCACATTGGTCGGATTCACAGCCATCATCTATATGAAGAAACGAGAGAACTCACCTTCAAATCCTGCAAACTATGCTGTTCAACCATTGGTGACCGAGAAATTGGCTGCAAGTCCCATTGTTCCAATTAGCACTGAGCACACCTACTGTCCTTCTGAAATGAGTAGCTTCCAGACGAGTTCAGGGTACCGCTCAAAAGGACTAAAGGCATCAGATGAAGTAGAAAGCCAGGAGAAGAGGGCCAGGAAGAACAACAGGAGAGACTCCATGGCTTCAATTGACTCCTCAATGGGGTCGCCATCTTATGGGAGTTTTACAACATATGAGAGAATTCCAATTAAGAAG GGATatggagaagaagagattgTGACTCCTGTTAGGCGCTCGAGCAGAATTACTAGGAAAGTCACTTCTCCTTGA